The following proteins are co-located in the Paenibacillus sp. JNUCC32 genome:
- the gyrA gene encoding DNA gyrase subunit A: MSLSEQFLPAFLEEVVGDRFGRYSKYIIQDRAIPDVRDGLKPVQRRILYAMYDSGNTPDKPYRKSAKTVGDVMGNYHPHGDSSIYEGMVRMAQPWKMGHVLVDGHGNWGSQDDDPAAAMRYTEARLSPIAMELLRDIEKRTVLFKDNFDNTAKEPVVLPSRYPNLLVNGASGISAGFATEIPPHNLREVIDACIAVMQKPEIELDEIMTFIKGPDFPTGGIIMGGEGILDAYRTGKGRVYLRSKTDIESLRGGKQQIVITEIPYQVVKSRLVTAMENIRLEKKVEGIAEVRDESGREGLRIVVELKKDADANGILAYLFKKTDLQITYNFNMVAIVNKTPQQLGLKAMLSAYIDHQREVVTHRTQFELEKAEDRAHVLEGLVKALNILDEVIAAIKASKNRQDAQNNLQWMFGFTERQADSILTLQLYRLTNLEIHSLQKELDELTKKIEGLRAILDSDKKLIGVIRKELIEIREKYGIDRRSVIQEEVEEIKVNLEVLVNAEDVLVTLSNEGYIKRTSMLSFTRSGGELESSGVKEGDYITRLFEVNTLENLLIFTSRGQYFLLPVHQVPEYKWKDAGTAIVNVIQVPKEDHIVSVIPVSNFDEAGKSLVFVSRKGQVKRTDLKEYVTKRSGAVAAAKVAAEDSIIQVVMSDSNKDIVLISKEGMSIRFNEQEVNAMGRVSGGVRGIQLRDGDEVVAALWVENDEGEILTITDLGYGKRSLLLDYPAQSRGGKGMATFEFKEGKRVKPNGSAIVGAFYCREPLQINAYSEDGQAFPIHTEKVPIMERKSIGKLLADVGKNGQIVDLVSLPHAELGKEG; encoded by the coding sequence ATGAGTTTATCGGAGCAATTTTTGCCGGCATTTCTGGAAGAGGTTGTAGGTGACCGATTTGGCCGGTATTCCAAGTATATAATTCAGGACCGGGCGATCCCGGACGTTCGTGACGGCCTGAAGCCCGTTCAGCGTCGGATTCTGTACGCCATGTACGATTCGGGTAACACACCGGATAAACCATACCGCAAATCGGCGAAAACCGTCGGGGATGTCATGGGTAACTACCATCCGCACGGGGACTCATCGATTTATGAAGGCATGGTTCGGATGGCCCAGCCATGGAAAATGGGACATGTGCTTGTGGACGGTCACGGAAACTGGGGTTCCCAGGACGATGATCCGGCAGCAGCAATGCGTTATACCGAGGCCAGGCTGTCGCCGATTGCCATGGAGCTGCTGCGCGATATCGAGAAGCGTACCGTGCTCTTCAAGGACAATTTTGATAACACGGCGAAGGAGCCGGTTGTGCTGCCTTCGCGGTACCCGAATCTGCTTGTGAACGGAGCTAGCGGCATTTCCGCGGGCTTCGCCACTGAAATCCCGCCTCACAATCTGCGTGAAGTGATCGATGCGTGCATCGCCGTCATGCAAAAGCCGGAGATCGAGCTGGACGAGATCATGACGTTCATAAAAGGCCCGGACTTCCCGACCGGCGGTATCATCATGGGCGGCGAAGGCATTTTGGATGCCTATCGGACAGGCAAAGGCCGGGTCTATCTGCGATCCAAGACGGACATCGAATCGCTCCGTGGTGGTAAACAGCAGATCGTCATCACGGAAATTCCTTATCAGGTTGTTAAGTCCAGACTGGTTACGGCGATGGAAAACATTCGTCTCGAGAAAAAAGTCGAAGGCATCGCCGAGGTACGGGACGAGAGCGGACGGGAAGGGCTTCGCATCGTCGTGGAGCTGAAGAAGGATGCCGACGCGAACGGGATTCTGGCTTATTTGTTCAAGAAAACCGACCTGCAGATTACGTACAATTTCAATATGGTTGCCATCGTGAACAAAACCCCTCAGCAGCTGGGGCTTAAAGCGATGCTGTCGGCCTATATCGACCATCAGCGTGAAGTCGTCACCCACCGGACGCAGTTCGAGCTGGAGAAAGCCGAGGATCGGGCACATGTCTTGGAGGGCCTCGTCAAGGCGCTCAACATACTGGACGAAGTGATTGCGGCTATTAAGGCTTCCAAGAATCGCCAGGATGCCCAGAACAATCTGCAATGGATGTTCGGTTTCACGGAGAGACAAGCCGACTCGATTCTGACGCTGCAATTATACCGTCTTACCAACCTTGAAATTCATTCCCTGCAAAAAGAGCTGGACGAGCTGACAAAGAAAATCGAGGGCTTGCGTGCGATTCTCGACAGCGATAAGAAGTTGATTGGCGTCATTCGCAAAGAGCTGATCGAAATTCGGGAGAAGTACGGCATCGACCGGCGTTCGGTTATCCAGGAAGAAGTGGAAGAGATCAAGGTGAATCTTGAAGTGCTTGTCAACGCCGAGGATGTGCTCGTAACCTTGTCGAATGAAGGCTATATCAAGCGTACCAGCATGTTATCCTTCACCCGCAGCGGCGGTGAGCTGGAAAGCTCAGGCGTCAAGGAAGGGGATTACATCACGCGGTTGTTTGAAGTCAATACCCTGGAGAATCTGCTGATCTTCACGAGCCGCGGGCAATATTTCTTATTGCCGGTGCATCAGGTTCCGGAGTACAAGTGGAAAGATGCCGGTACGGCCATCGTTAACGTGATCCAGGTACCGAAAGAGGACCATATCGTATCGGTCATCCCGGTTTCGAACTTTGACGAAGCGGGCAAATCGCTTGTCTTCGTGAGCCGCAAAGGGCAAGTGAAGCGGACAGATCTCAAGGAGTACGTAACCAAACGGTCTGGCGCGGTTGCGGCTGCGAAGGTAGCTGCGGAAGACAGCATCATCCAGGTCGTTATGAGTGACAGCAATAAAGATATCGTGTTGATCTCGAAAGAAGGGATGAGCATCCGCTTCAATGAACAGGAAGTCAATGCCATGGGACGCGTTTCCGGCGGGGTTCGGGGAATCCAGCTTCGAGACGGGGACGAGGTCGTTGCGGCATTATGGGTGGAGAACGATGAAGGCGAGATTTTGACCATCACGGATCTTGGATACGGCAAGCGAAGCTTGCTGTTGGATTATCCGGCCCAAAGCCGCGGCGGAAAAGGCATGGCCACGTTTGAGTTCAAGGAAGGCAAGCGGGTGAAGCCTAACGGCAGCGCCATCGTCGGCGCGTTCTATTGTCGCGAGC